Proteins found in one Zea mays cultivar B73 chromosome 1, Zm-B73-REFERENCE-NAM-5.0, whole genome shotgun sequence genomic segment:
- the LOC103642818 gene encoding protein ALP1-like has protein sequence MSHSHSDEDSYSSDSDDETLMLVNLLVLNIEARRHLQRRSRLARRVIHRDHFRGENLIHHHYFAENPVYPPHVFRRRFRMSRPLFLRILQGLQQHDSYFTQRVDATGMPGLGPLQKVCAAMRVLAYGLPSDAVDEYIQIGESTTRECLHHFCRGIIAYFSGWYLRTPNEADITRIMHHSESRGFPGMLGSIDCMHWEWRNCPTAWRGQFCGRNGRASMILEAVATYDLWIWHAFFGMPGTNNDVNVLHRSPVFDPMTSGRMPPVHYTINGNAYNFGYYLADGIYPNWPTFVKAIRHPYEEKKVYFTQMQESCRKDIERAFGVLQARWAVLRGPAYGWDRNRLTEIITACIIMHNMIVEDEGPFAANTDFGDNTSTSQAPQLIAEGRAEWVINHFDLRRQERSCSLQNDLVEHLWARRGSM, from the exons ATGTCTCACAGCCATAGCGATGAAGACTCTTACTCGAGTGATAGTGACGACGAAACACTTATGCTTGTCAATCTTCTTGTCCTCAACATAGAGGCCAGACGCCACCTCCAACGACGGTCCCGTTTGGCTCGGCGGGTTATTCATAGAGATCATTTTCGTGGAGAAAATCTTATCCATCATCACTACTTCGCCGAGAACCCTGTGTATCCACCCCACGTCTTTCGTAGAAG GTTCCGCATGAGTAGGCCTCTTTTCCTGAGAATCTTGCAAGGTCTTCAACAACATGATTCGTACTTTACACAACGGGTAGACGCAACTGGTATGCCTGGTCTAGGTCCACTACAAAAAGTATGTGCGGCAATGCGGGTACTAGCATATGGGTTACCTTCAGATGCTGTAGACGAGTACATTCAAATAGGGGAGTCCACAACTAGGGAATGCCTTCATCATTTCTGTCGAGGTATCATTGCATACTTCAGTGGCTGGTATTTACGAACTCCTAACGAAGCTGACATAACACGCATCATGCACCATAGCGAATCAAGAGGTTTCCCAGGGATGTTGGGTTCTatagattgcatgcattgggagtggcggAACTGTCCTACCGCATGGCGTGGTCAGTTTTGTGGCAGAAATGGACGAGCATCTATGATCCTAGAAGCTGTGGCAACCTATGACCTTTGGATTTGGCATGCTTTCTTTGGCATGCCCGGGACAAACAACGACGTGAACGTGCTCCACCGATCACCAGTTTTCGACCCCATGACATCTGGCCGAATGCCACCTGTGCATTACACAATAAATGGTAATGCATATAACTTCGGATATTACCTTGCTGATGGTATTTACCCGAACTGGCCAACATTCGTAAAAGCTATAAGGCACCCATATGAGGAAAAGAAAGTGTATTTCACACAAATGCAGGAAAGTTGTCGAAAGGATATTGAGCGTGCATTTGGAGTTCTTCAAGCTAGGTGGGCGGTGTTACGAGGTCCAGCATATGGTTGGGATCGAAATCGTTTAACTGAAATTATAACAGCTTGCATCATaatgcacaacatgattgttgAAGACGAAGGGCCGTTTGCAGCTAATACTGATTTTGGAGATAACACTTCAACCAGCCAAGCACCACAACTAATTGCTGAAGGAAGGGCAGAATGGGTGATTAACCACTTCGATCTTCGTCGCCAAGAAAGATCATGCTCCCTCCAAAATGATCTTGTCGAGCATTTGTGGGCTCGGCGTGGAAGCATGTAA